The Apodemus sylvaticus chromosome 12, mApoSyl1.1, whole genome shotgun sequence genome segment CCACCACGATACTCTGCCTCAACTCAGGCCCAAAGCAATGAAGCCAGCCAACCACCAACAACCCGAGAAGAAGTCTCTCAGGGGAAGAAGAGATCGAAGGGAGCAGAAGCAGACTGTGAAGAGGCAGTCTAGTCTGGGAGACAcgcaagcagcaggcatggcatACACAAAGCAGAGTGCATGAAAAGAGACTTGCAGGCATGTTTCAAGGAAACTGAAGTGGAACAGAGTTAAGAGATCTGACAaccagagagggaaagggaaccCACTGGCCGGTAACACAGGCTCATTATAGACGCCCCAGCAGCAGAGGAAAAGGCAGACGGCAACATGCTCACCCCCGCATCACGCGCGCAGAAAGGCTCTTCTTCCTACGGAGGCAAACAGTGGAGCGTTTCCCTGCCTTCTACCTCTGCGCCCAGTTTCTAACACCATGAGCTCTGACATGTTGCAGCAATTGCCTTCTGGAAAGttcttctgattcttctgcctctaccctTCCTTTTGGtaatacacacagatgcacacacacacacacacacacacacacacacagagagagagagagagagagagagagagagagagagagagagagagatacagacagacacaaagacatacagatacagacagacacacatatacacaggcatacacaccaacaaacaaacacagctcTAAAAGATAGTGTAATCTAGAGTCAACTTTGAGTGACCCTGGATCATAAAAACAGTTTTAGGTTACCCCAAATTCCATGTGCTAGTGTGgaagcagtttcatgaagtttttgattgttttgatttttatgaagTTTTGACAGTACAACATCATAAAtgaaagcaattttaaaatacattagcGAGAACACCAGGGAGGCGCTAAGTTGGGGAAACTCTCCTATAGACCTATGATATTCTTAGGTTGGGGGCTGGTAGAAGCTACTGGTCTGCCAGGTTAGTAGATCCTAAAAGGCTTTTGTCTCTTAGTCACAGTGTTCTGAAATGGTCAAGGAATGGCTATTCCTGGGGCTAATTCATGATGAAGTTAATCAGCCTCTGGACCAGCAGCATTCTAGCCCCTCTAAATTATGcagttttaagatttacttattttatgtatatgagtacactgttgcttcttcagacacaccagaagagggcatcagatcccattacagatggttatgagccaccgtgtgattgctgggaattgaactcaggacctctggaaaagcaatcagtgctcttaactgcagagccatctctccagcttaatTGGCCTATTAGTATCTGCAGACACAGCTTCTTTCCAGAAATTCTCATTGACATTTCCAAAGTCAGAAcatttttataaaggaaattcACAATTTCCATTGGCTTATGATTGACTAAATTCTAGAGCTGAGATCAGAAACGGTCCTTCAAGAAGGGCCTGAGAGGCCAGACCACAGTCACTGTACccagaaaggaaggggaaagccAGCACAGAACACTCCACCAAGACCCTTCAACCTGTTCTAGAAACATCTGTGCTGCCTCGGAGGTCACAGCTCAGTGGACACTATACCTTTAAATGTTATGCCACTAGAGTCTGCAAACTTGCAGGCACAGCACTAATAAACTCCTGGTCCCCTCAGGCCTGCAGGCTGGCTTGGTTTTGACTTCCATTTTTCTCAAAGTCACAAGTGGCTTTGTAGTTCATTCGGCTCCATTTCCCTTTGGGTCGGTGTGTGCTGGCTTTTAACTCTCCCTTGACATGCGCAGAACCCTCAGACCCTCAGCTAAGGCTCCTGGCCTTGATCACAAAACCTCCCCAGAGAAGCCGCCCAGAAAGGTGACTGATTTGTTTAACATTTATTGTCACAAAAATGAAAGCAGCCGCCTCCAGCCAGCCCTGGGACTGGCACTTCTGGAAAGTCCCTTATACCTCTTTTTCACAGAGGTGGCGAGATCTTCCCTTAGGCAGAAAATGGGGGAAGCAGCAAGAAAACACTGGGTGCAAGCAGAGAGGTTACAAAGAAGGAAAATCAGGACTCTGGCACTCCGGAGGCCTGAGAAGTTCATAGGTCGACTTGGTCTCCAAAATCGGATCTTAGCAACCTGGGGTTTCCCTCGCCATTCTGCATCGCTGCTTCCCTTATGCTGGGAAGCCCACCCGTCTACTCTGCCCCTAGTCTAAGAATTCtgggtcctctctctctcttttttttctagacCCCAGACAAAGAAAAGCTTTCCAACCTTCACATTCCAGTCTCTAGGAACATCAATCATGAAGGAGAGGATGAATGGAAGcctgaggagggggaggaggaggaggaagaggaggaagaggaggaggaggagaaggaggaggaggaggactgtgAAGCACTGTGCTCTGGATATGACTGGCCGTTGCTCTCAGGGACTCACCGCCGCATGGTTATAACTGCGCAAGGTCAAACCAATGAGATCGTGCGAAGGTGGGAGGTGACATGATGGGGGAATAAGGAATTGAGGGAAGTTGTGGTCAGGATACATTGTATGCTTTTgtaattatcaaagaataaataaaagatattaaGAAGAAAGTTTCCCTTCTAGGGGCTCAGGCTTTGCTCTCCTTTGCCCTTAGTCAAGGTCTCTCAGAGCTAGATTCCTTCATGCCCTAGGTACTCCTTGCCTCAGTTAAGATGTAACCAACTGCTATAATAAAAGAAACCTAAAAATACATAGGGCTCCGCTCAAATATGAGAGATATTTATTTCTTGCTCATATAAAGTTCAAAACAGGTTTTCTTAACTGGCAAGCAGCTGTCTTCCAAGCAGTGACTGGCATCCAGCCTCTTTCTATTCTGTGGTTCCGCCATCTTCATTCCCTGACTCTCAGAATAGGAGAAATCTCAAAGGACAATGGTGGGTGGGGACTGGGAATGCTTCTTAGCATCTCATAGCCCAGTTGGCTACATCCTCATCCCACAACCATGAGGGAGTCACAAGAACACTGGGATGTATAGGTAGCTGTGTCCCTGACACGAGGCATCTTCGCCAAGCCTCTCAGTTCCTTCCTGTAGCGTCTGCAGCAGACACCTCTCCAGCCTGGCTCTTCTGTAAGGCTCAGGGCTTGACTCACTTTTCTGGACAGGATGGTCAGCAGGTGTCACCTCCACGTGGACTTCAAGTGTGGTAGCAACCCCCTCCAGCAGTCTCTCAAGATGTTTTCTGAGGTCTCCATGGGCCTCAGATGCCAGGACCGATATAGAGTGGGTGTGACCGCCCGTGGCACTGCTTTGGGCCACACCTCTTTATAGCATTATCAGGGTTGAGTTCTCTGTGATTGTGTGGCCTTGGTGGCTGCAATGTGTAACCTGATGGTCAACTTGGTTGGATTGAGAAGCGAGGACCCAGATGGAATCTATgtaaggaaaggagaaagcaggtcacagaattctttctctgcttcctggccaccatGATAGGAGCTTCTTTCTCTGCTATACTATGCTCACCATAACAGAATAAAGCCTCTAAATGCACCAGGCCAAGTCATTgttcctcccttaagttgtttaTATTAAGCATTATTAACATAATTGTCATATTAAtaatatatgttattatatataatacgTTATATTAATATGTAACCTTAACATAACCTATAAAATATGTTCTGTAAGTAATATATTGtcatgtataatgtatgtattaatatgattgttatatttttaatataattaataatagcTAATACAGCAACAGGAGGAGTCACTAAATGTGGCTGTTGCCATCAGCCAAAAGAAATATCACTGTGTACCACCTCCTCCCACCACTGAcgctgcttcctcttcctctcccctcactTCCCCCCTACCCCTGGTGAGGAGAGGCAGGGGACAGCTTACAGAGCAGTGACCAATGGCTGCTTAAACAGGCTCAGATAACAAGTCTCCAAAAGCAGTCTTGTGATCTAGGCAGTGTGGAAAGGTGGCGCTGATGGCCATGGGCCGCCATGTTGTAGGAGGTGGCCTGTTGA includes the following:
- the LOC127697458 gene encoding histone H3.v1-like — encoded protein: MPPPPLKHFALPVLKWGDLRHPAAPRGSQTPDKEKLSNLHIPVSRNINHEGEDEWKPEEGEEEEEEEEEEEEEKEEEEDCEALCSGYDWPLLSGTHRRMVITAQGQTNEIVRRWEVT